The sequence CACCGCCGCCGTACGCGCCGGATTCCCCTACCCGTACGAGGAGCTGGACCGCATCTGGAAGACGGTCCTGCTGCACCAGTTCCATGACATCCTGCCCGGTTCCTCCATCGCCTGGGTGCACCGGGAGGCGCGGGCCACGTACGAGCGGATCGCCGCCGAGCTGAACGCGATCATCGAGGCCGCGCAGCGCGCGCTCGCCGGCGAGGGTGAGGTGCCCCTGGTGTTCAACGCGGCCCCGCACCCGCGCGCCGGCGTCCCGGCAGGCGGGGCGGCGACACCGCGTGGTGACGGCGCGACGGCACTCGCGCCGCGGCCCGGCGGCGGACACGTCCTGGACAACGGCCTGCTGCGGATCGAGACCGACGCCCGTGGCCTGGTCGTCTCCGTCCACGACATCGAGGCCGACCGCGAGACGATCGCTCCCGGCACCGCAGCGAACCTCCTCCAGCTCCACCCCGACTTCCCCAACATGTGGGACGCCTGGGACGTGGACGAGTTCTACCGGAACACGGTCACCGACCTCACGGATGCCGACTCGGTGACGGCGGGCGAGGACGGCGCCTCGGTGCGGATCGTGCGGTCCTTCGGCGCCTCCCGCGTCACCCAGGTGCTGACGCTGCCGCCGGGGGAGCGGCGCCTGGTGCTGGACACCGAGGTCGACTGGCACGAGACGGAGAAGTTCCTGAAGCTGGCCTTCCCGCTGGACCTGCACGCGGAGCGGTACGCGTCGGAGACCCAGTTCGGGCACTTCCACCGGCCCACGCACACCAACACCTCCTGGGAGGCGGCCAAGTTCGAGGCCTGCAACCACCGCTTCGTGCACCTGGCGGAACCCGACTGGGGTGTCGCCGTCGTCAACGACTCCACGTACGGGCACGACGTGACCCGGACGGTCCGCACCGACGGCGACCGGGGTACGACCACCACGGTGCGCGTCTCCCTCCTGCGCGCCCCGCGCTTCCCCGACCCCGAGACCGACCAGGGCGTCCACCGCTTCCGGCACGCCCTGATCCCCGGCGCCCGGATCGCCGACGCGGTCCGCGAGGGCTGGCGGATCAACCTGCCCGAGCGGCGCACGACCGGCGCGGGTGCGGTCGCCCCGCTGGTCACGGTGGACAACGAGGCGGTCGTCGTCACGGCCGTGAAACTGGCGGACGACGGCAGCGGGGATGTGGTGGTGCGCTTCCACGAGGCGCACGGAGGCCGGGCCCGGGCGACCCTCACGGCCGGCTTCGCCGTCGAGGACGTCACCGTGACGGACCTGCTGGAGCGGCCCGGCGGCGACGGGGCCGCGCCGGTGCGGGACGGCGACCGGATCAGCGTGCGGCTGAGGCCCTTCGAGCTGATGACGCTGAGGTTGCGAAGGCGCTGATCACACGTCGCGCGGCGCCAGTGCGGCAAGGCGGTCCAGGACGTGGCGGGTGCCCGGATGCCCGCCCGTCCCGGCCCGGTGTACGGCGTGGACAGCGCGCCGTACCGGCACCCGCAGCGGGTGCGCGCTCAGACCCGGCGCGCCGGGGTCGGGCAGGGCGAGCCGGGGTACCAGAGCGACGCCGGCGCGCCGGGCGGCCAGCGCGCACAGCACCGCGAAGTCGCCGGCGACCGCGACCGGACGGGGCACGAAACCGGCCGCCCCGCACGCCCGTTGGGCCATCTCGTGGCAGGCGGTGTCGGCGCCGGGCAGCAGCCAGGCCGCGTCCGCGAGCGCGGTGAGGTCGGCGGCCGCACCCGGCGCCAGGCCGCGGCCGGCCGCCTCGGCCGGGTGCAGGACCAGGAACACCGGCTCCGTGAACAGGTCCCGGCGCTCGCAGCCCGCAGGGAGCGGGCGGGGCAGCAGGCTGTAGGAGTGGGTGACCGCGAGATCGACCTCGTGCCGGCCGAGCGCGGCCTCGGCCCGGTCGGGCTCGTGCTCGACCAGTTCGATCAGCGGAGCCTCGGGATCGGCGGGACCGTCCGGGTCCGGCCACAGACCCGGCAGCAGGGCACGCGCCGCGGACGGGAACGAGGCGATCCGTACCCGCCCTCGCTTGTGGCTGGGACGTGCGGTTCGCTGACCGTCGCGTTCTGACGGTCGCGTTCTGACCGTCGCGTTCCGGCATCGTGGACGGCGCTCGCCGAGCCGTCGTCCACGATGTGCATCGCCCCGCGGTCCCGGCCCCCCGCCTCGAGGACCTAGCCCCCGAGCTGCGCCCGCAGCCACTCCTCCACCTCGCCCACGTGCGCGGCCGCCGCCGCGCGGGCCGCCTCCGGGTCGCGGGCCGACAGGGCGCGGTGGATGGCGGCGTGCTCGCGGCGGGTGCGTGCGAAGGCGCCCTCCTCCTGGTAGCCGCGCCAGACGCGGGCCCGGAACGTGCGGGAGGACAGGCCCTCCAGGATGGCGGCCATCGTGTCGTTGCCCGCGGCGGCCGCGATCTCGCGGTGGAAGGCCAGGTCGTGGGCGAGGATCTCCTCGGGGTCGTCGGTGGCGTTCATCGCCGTCAAGTGCTTCTCCACCTCGGCGAGTCGGTCGTCGGTGATGCGGGCCGCGGCGAGCGCGGTCGCGGTGGACTCCAGGATCCGGCGCACCTCCAGCAGCTCCACCAGCCGCGGCCCCCGGGACAGGTCGGCCACCACCCCGAACGTCTCCAGCAGATCGCCGGCCTCCAGCGCGGTGACGTAGATGCCCGAGCCGTGCCGGGCCTCCAGGACGCCGAGGACCGTCAGCGCGCGGATCGCCTCGCGCATCGAGCTGCGGGAGATGCCCAGCTGGGCCGCGAGATCCCGCTCCGTCGGCAGGCGCTGGCCCGGCTCCAGCAGGCCCCCGGCGATCATCGCCTTGATCCGCTCGATGGCGCGCTGGGTCACCGTGCCCTTCTGCGGGGCTTCCTCGTCCACGCCGCTCCTCCCGTCACTGGGTGCGTCGCAGTCTAACCAGCGCAGTGGTCCGACCACTATGCGTCTGAGAGCGAGAAATTGCGTGCCGGAGGGTGTTCCAGCGTCTGAGTGGTCTGATAAGTATCCAGGCATCTGCTCGAACACCCTCGACGAGGAGCCGCGAGATGCCCGTCAGAACAGCGAGGAAGCAGAACAGGTCACGCATCACCGGCGTGGCGGCCGTGGCCGCCTGCGCCTCGCTGCTGCTCACCGCGTGCGGCAGCACCAAGGACACCGGCGCCTCCAGCGCGGACGGGGGAGGCGGCTCCGGCGAGGTCGGGGTGATCCTGCCCCTGCTGACCTCGCCGTTCTGGCAGTCGTACAACGACTACGTGCCCAAGAAGGCCGACTCCGAGGGCGTCGACGTGCTGAAGACCGTCAACTCCAACAGCGATCCCTCGCAGCAGATCACCGACATCAACAACGAACTCAACCAGGGCGTGAAGGGCCTGGTCGTGGCCCCGCTGGACAGCGCCGCCATCCAGGCCGGGCTCGACCAGGCCGAACGCAAGGGCGTACCCGTCGTCGCCGTGGACGTCGCGCCCGACAAGGGCAAGGTCGCCATGGTCGTGCGCGCCGACAACGTCGCCTACGGCGAGAAGGCCTGCGACTACCTCGGGCAGCACGTCACCAGCGGCAAGGTCGTGCAGATCATGGGCGACCTCGCCTCGGTCAACGGCCGCGACCGCTCGGAGGCCTTCAGGGCCTGCGTGAAGAAGAAGTACCCGAAGCTCAAGGTGCTGGAGATCCCCGCCAAGTGGGAGTCCGACTCCGCGGCCGCCAAGCTGGACACCCTGCTCAATGCCAACCCCGACATCAAGGGCATCTACCTGCAGGCCGGCGGCGTGTACCTCGCGCCGACCCTGCAGACCCTGAAGTCGAAGAACATGCTCAAGACGGCGGGCCACAAGGGCCACATCGCGATCGTCTCCAACGACGGCATCCCGCAGGAGTTCGACGCCATCCGCAAGGGCCAGATCGACGCCACCGTC is a genomic window of Streptomyces griseochromogenes containing:
- a CDS encoding LysR substrate-binding domain-containing protein codes for the protein MAAGAARGLGPRGGGPGPRGDAHRGRRLGERRPRCRNATVRTRPSERDGQRTARPSHKRGRVRIASFPSAARALLPGLWPDPDGPADPEAPLIELVEHEPDRAEAALGRHEVDLAVTHSYSLLPRPLPAGCERRDLFTEPVFLVLHPAEAAGRGLAPGAAADLTALADAAWLLPGADTACHEMAQRACGAAGFVPRPVAVAGDFAVLCALAARRAGVALVPRLALPDPGAPGLSAHPLRVPVRRAVHAVHRAGTGGHPGTRHVLDRLAALAPRDV
- a CDS encoding FadR/GntR family transcriptional regulator yields the protein MDEEAPQKGTVTQRAIERIKAMIAGGLLEPGQRLPTERDLAAQLGISRSSMREAIRALTVLGVLEARHGSGIYVTALEAGDLLETFGVVADLSRGPRLVELLEVRRILESTATALAAARITDDRLAEVEKHLTAMNATDDPEEILAHDLAFHREIAAAAGNDTMAAILEGLSSRTFRARVWRGYQEEGAFARTRREHAAIHRALSARDPEAARAAAAAHVGEVEEWLRAQLGG
- a CDS encoding sugar ABC transporter substrate-binding protein, whose protein sequence is MPVRTARKQNRSRITGVAAVAACASLLLTACGSTKDTGASSADGGGGSGEVGVILPLLTSPFWQSYNDYVPKKADSEGVDVLKTVNSNSDPSQQITDINNELNQGVKGLVVAPLDSAAIQAGLDQAERKGVPVVAVDVAPDKGKVAMVVRADNVAYGEKACDYLGQHVTSGKVVQIMGDLASVNGRDRSEAFRACVKKKYPKLKVLEIPAKWESDSAAAKLDTLLNANPDIKGIYLQAGGVYLAPTLQTLKSKNMLKTAGHKGHIAIVSNDGIPQEFDAIRKGQIDATVSQPADAYAQYGMYYIKAAMEGKTFEPGPTDHGSTIVRLPSGILEDQLPAPLVTKANVDDPKLWGNTVK